The window CTGCAATTCTTATGATTGCAAAAGAATGCGGATTTCAGATAAATTGGTGGTTCTTCCTTCACTTTTAAGCACCTTTTTTGAGATCACGTTTTAATAATCGAACCGCGTGAGTATGTCAAGGCGTTTTTCGATGAAGGGTGCTCTAGTCTTTCTTGTCGTGTTCCTTGCAGCTCTGGTGCTCACCGTATCCACTCCGTCGATACCTCCTGGTCTGTCAATATATTTTGCCTTGGGCTTCCCTGAAACCGACTATCTTTTGCTGGGACTCCCAGCTCCGACCTTTGCCGCAGCAGTCCTCAATGGAGTGATCTATGGCATCGTTGCTTGGATACTCTACTCGTTGGTGTCCTATGCTGCAAAACCCAAGAGACAAGAAGTAATAATCAAACAGGAACCTCCAAAGTAACACCTTTTTTTTTCGAATGTATGGTTTATTTAATTCGTGCCGGATGCCCGTTGATGCTCTCTGCCTGTCAACCGTAAAACCCTTTAGTCTAGTTCGCCAGTCATCTCACACGGAAGTCCGATGCTGATGTTCGAGTTCCTCATGCTCTTATCCCTGGGGTTCGCTGTCGGCCTCAGCGGAGCCATAATCCCGGGACCTTTCACTGCCTTCACAGTCTTTGATACAGTCCGTAAAAAGCGGGTTACTGGTCCACTGATTGTCGCCGGGCACGTCGCCTGGGAGTCTCTTATAATTCTGGTTATCCTGCTCGGATTCGGCTGGCTCATCTCAAGCGCCAAACTCTACATCTACGTCATTGGCGGGGCGGTCCTAGTCCTCATGGGAGCCAACATGGTGCGGAGTGCCCCTTCTGCGAGCCAAATGCATAGTGCACGAACAGGATCCTCTTTCCTTGGTGGCATCTTCTACACTGCGGTAAACCCGACTCAGCCCGTCTGGTGGGCGACAGCCGGTCTCGCTTTGCTTCTCCAGGGCATGGATGTTATGGGGATGGCCGGCGTGGCAGTGGTTACTGCCGGTCACTGGTCCTCGGATTTTGCTTATTACACGCTGGTTTCATACTTGGTCAAGACACAGGAGCAGTACGTCAGCCGGCACCAGAGGGCAGTCGCCCTGACACTCGGCGGATTTATTGCTGTTTTGGGGGCGTCCTTCATAGCCCAGGGCTTCGGTTGGCTCTAGCGGCTGATCTGCCGATCGCCAGCTCCAGAAGACGTATAGCTCCCCTCCTCCCAATTACTGAATTATGATCCACGTGAGGTGCCTGCAGCCGGGGGACTTTACCGAGCTGGTGCAGATCGTCAACGCTCATTACAACAACTCGTACGAGGAGATCCCGTTCACCGCCGAGTCCTTCTCAGAATACGTCCGGAATCGAAAGCCCGTCGTTCTCGTTGCAGAGGATTCCGGCAGGATCCTCGGCGTCATATCGCTCGTGGTCTGGCCTTGGGGAAACTGCATCGACCTGCTAGCCGCGGCCAAGACGTCCGAGAACGAGCGGATAGAAGATCTCCTCGTTAAAGAACTCGAGCTCGTAGCTAAGGTGGATAGCCTATACGTCAATGTGGAGGACGGCAGTCCCCTAATCGTGCGGTGGGCACGGAGAGGGTATTATATGGAGGGCGGCGTCTACCACCTGACAATCCCGCTCACTTGCGAGAGGCAAGTTCCCCCGACGAAGTGCGACGCAACTATCCGCAGCCTCCGCAGTGACGAATTGGGCGCACTCGTAGACCTGATGAATAGATCCTTTGGCTTCGAGCGCCTTGACATGGATGAAGTCCGGTCGTGGTGGAATGTCCCCGGTTTCAGCGAGGAGTGGATCCAGGTCGCTGAAGTGGACGGTCAGCTTGTCTTCGCGACCGTCTGCATGCTTGACCACGAGTACACA is drawn from Candidatus Methanosuratincola sp. and contains these coding sequences:
- a CDS encoding LysE family transporter, translating into MFEFLMLLSLGFAVGLSGAIIPGPFTAFTVFDTVRKKRVTGPLIVAGHVAWESLIILVILLGFGWLISSAKLYIYVIGGAVLVLMGANMVRSAPSASQMHSARTGSSFLGGIFYTAVNPTQPVWWATAGLALLLQGMDVMGMAGVAVVTAGHWSSDFAYYTLVSYLVKTQEQYVSRHQRAVALTLGGFIAVLGASFIAQGFGWL
- a CDS encoding GNAT family N-acetyltransferase, with the translated sequence MIHVRCLQPGDFTELVQIVNAHYNNSYEEIPFTAESFSEYVRNRKPVVLVAEDSGRILGVISLVVWPWGNCIDLLAAAKTSENERIEDLLVKELELVAKVDSLYVNVEDGSPLIVRWARRGYYMEGGVYHLTIPLTCERQVPPTKCDATIRSLRSDELGALVDLMNRSFGFERLDMDEVRSWWNVPGFSEEWIQVAEVDGQLVFATVCMLDHEYTRNFGRRRGYLGPAATLQEYRNMGLTSALTVTALNFLFRKGMESAAMYIIEDNKASLGLALKIGFNIAKHWVHMNKDLKSDNHGGFS